A window from Chitinophaga filiformis encodes these proteins:
- a CDS encoding DNA cytosine methyltransferase, whose translation MVHGSVFSGLGGFDLAAQWMEWDNKFYCEIDPFCRRILKYYWPHAEEYTDIKEFNATKFRGVVEIVTGGFPCQPFSIAGQRRGMEDNRYLWPEMLRIIGEIQPRWILAENVPGLLNWKKGLVFNKVQTDLEAAGYEVQPVVLPACAVGAPHLRYRLWFVAYSNEFRQLGHKKSPKGVNTFDWRQTFSDFNGDGTRWTSTYSDCTGLERTAGQSISSTGGRFEWYSSIPVWDKWPTQSPVCSRDDGIPRELDGVTFSNWRAQSIHALGNAIVPQVALQIFRSIEEMNNRINTL comes from the coding sequence ATGGTACATGGAAGCGTGTTTTCCGGGCTCGGCGGATTTGATCTCGCAGCACAGTGGATGGAATGGGACAACAAATTTTATTGTGAAATTGATCCTTTTTGCAGACGAATATTAAAATATTACTGGCCACATGCAGAAGAATACACGGACATCAAAGAGTTCAATGCAACTAAGTTTCGGGGAGTGGTTGAAATCGTCACAGGAGGGTTCCCCTGCCAACCATTCAGTATCGCAGGACAGAGAAGAGGAATGGAAGATAACCGTTACCTCTGGCCAGAGATGCTTAGAATCATTGGAGAGATTCAGCCACGTTGGATACTTGCAGAAAATGTTCCTGGCCTCCTTAATTGGAAGAAAGGATTGGTATTCAACAAAGTTCAGACTGATTTGGAGGCTGCAGGGTACGAGGTCCAACCGGTTGTACTTCCGGCTTGTGCCGTTGGAGCGCCGCATCTCAGATACCGATTATGGTTTGTTGCCTACTCCAACGAGTTCAGACAGCTGGGACATAAAAAATCCCCGAAAGGAGTCAACACTTTTGATTGGAGGCAAACATTCTCTGACTTTAATGGCGATGGGACACGCTGGACGTCTACCTACTCCGACTGCACGGGATTGGAAAGGACCGCAGGCCAGAGCATATCGTCAACAGGCGGACGATTTGAGTGGTATAGTTCGATTCCAGTATGGGATAAGTGGCCAACTCAATCCCCAGTTTGTAGCCGAGATGATGGGATTCCCCGGGAGTTGGACGGTGTTACCTTTTCTAACTGGAGAGCCCAAAGCATCCATGCTTTAGGCAATGCAATTGTTCCCCAGGTGGCTCTTCAGATTTTCAGGTCGATCGAGGAAATGAATAATAGGATCAATACCTTATGA
- a CDS encoding DUF4221 family protein: MSSESSFYQREMIDRNSAGTPSTGYLAIAYEIIKSRVQMKIPSSLVRSISLALILLINISICQSCNEGTDHMVTDYHYSKPEYHNIRLEVTGDVLKLPLDSLTKPNFSSYSVFQQKGTLFLAFIDKLTNRINIYDVNRRALVSQISTRNIKENKSRLAKITVFVKSFDSIYLNTLLDVYMIDSTGRVKQRIKLPSKPYAALSDFNGFSPPVFKSDSMFFAAYPYLDMRKQKELRKWKRMFILDWTRKKAELAYSLPPFFKENVYARRYLTTYYCYNNDSSRFVFSLPADSNLYVTKLDDRQTAYFGGSQYITEAIPPFTKEEYSNSDKQSLGRYFRDSYGPVYFDSYSNRYLRVAEQKLTKDKYDQKIFNKKSSLVILDKDFKIIGETEVPDSLNLYTLFTTNDGIYAKIETSVNEDTIYFSKLVYKQ; the protein is encoded by the coding sequence ATGAGCTCCGAAAGTAGCTTCTATCAACGGGAAATGATTGATAGAAACTCCGCGGGCACACCTTCGACAGGTTATCTAGCAATTGCTTATGAAATCATAAAATCACGCGTTCAAATGAAAATACCCAGTAGTCTTGTCAGATCCATTTCTTTAGCCTTGATATTGTTGATCAATATATCCATATGCCAATCATGTAATGAAGGAACAGATCATATGGTAACCGATTACCATTATAGTAAACCGGAGTACCATAACATACGTCTGGAAGTCACAGGCGATGTCTTAAAGCTGCCGCTGGATTCCCTGACCAAACCAAACTTTTCCTCTTACAGCGTATTTCAACAGAAAGGCACTTTATTCCTGGCCTTCATAGATAAGTTGACAAATAGAATAAATATATATGATGTAAATCGGCGCGCACTGGTATCACAGATAAGTACCAGAAACATCAAAGAAAATAAATCCCGGTTAGCCAAGATTACCGTATTTGTAAAAAGCTTTGACAGCATCTATCTGAATACCTTACTTGACGTGTATATGATAGACAGTACAGGTAGGGTAAAGCAAAGAATAAAACTTCCCTCTAAACCCTACGCAGCACTAAGCGATTTCAATGGATTCTCGCCGCCAGTCTTTAAAAGCGATTCCATGTTCTTTGCGGCCTATCCGTATCTGGATATGCGCAAACAGAAGGAATTAAGAAAATGGAAACGCATGTTCATCCTCGATTGGACCAGGAAAAAGGCTGAATTAGCTTACTCCCTTCCTCCCTTTTTCAAAGAGAACGTATATGCGAGACGTTACCTGACAACTTACTATTGCTATAATAACGACTCTTCGCGATTCGTTTTTAGCCTGCCTGCAGACTCCAATCTCTATGTGACAAAATTAGATGATCGCCAAACAGCCTATTTCGGCGGTAGCCAGTACATTACTGAAGCAATTCCACCTTTTACAAAAGAAGAGTACAGCAATAGCGACAAACAATCATTAGGAAGATATTTCCGGGATTCATATGGTCCCGTCTATTTTGATAGTTATTCGAATAGATACCTGAGAGTAGCTGAACAAAAGCTTACCAAGGATAAGTATGATCAAAAGATCTTCAACAAAAAGAGTAGCCTTGTCATACTGGATAAGGACTTTAAAATTATTGGAGAAACTGAAGTGCCGGATAGTTTAAACCTTTATACATTATTTACTACAAATGATGGCATATATGCCAAAATTGAAACCTCGGTAAACGAGGATACCATATACTTTTCAAAATTAGTATACAAACAATAG
- a CDS encoding helix-turn-helix domain-containing protein, translated as MILFDKKVEDFDQAFIQLLIDDKVPESRTLDYKLKVDITRDDSKEELLNDICSFYNTEGGIMIFGLDELRDGKKKLGIPAIPATNAIEIADYPQFQSRLRSALQSGTDPSIIGIRFSPLIKIDGIFVFAVGIPKCSSMLSMVTFNGSHRFFRRNESDKYRPRTYELFTALTTFGHLKQQIERYTESRVLTFPATFAHDLEGRPGALVHIVPTTFLETASIPAFTSKDFVKQAVGLFPSQGRYISTKFGYNIDGLTLLHINEDNAPIRGERGSNLDAYTVLLRNGAIENFSSIFVAINPGSSPELYLEGLVTFIVETIKSAFKYYAFVKIATEFYVSVRLINLGAHAHLIKDSGSGELRQPELKMPIVFITDEETATGSFSLLFDILWQAIGDRGCPDLLKEKYLSAGWLYKE; from the coding sequence ATGATATTGTTTGATAAAAAGGTTGAGGATTTTGACCAGGCTTTTATTCAGTTGTTGATCGATGATAAGGTACCGGAATCCCGTACTTTGGATTACAAATTGAAGGTGGATATCACCAGAGATGATAGTAAGGAAGAGCTTCTGAACGATATCTGCTCTTTCTATAACACTGAAGGGGGCATCATGATTTTTGGATTGGATGAACTAAGAGATGGCAAAAAAAAATTAGGTATACCAGCGATACCGGCCACCAATGCCATTGAGATAGCGGATTATCCCCAGTTTCAGTCGCGTCTACGCAGTGCCCTGCAGTCAGGTACAGATCCTTCTATTATAGGGATCCGGTTTAGTCCATTAATCAAAATTGACGGGATTTTCGTTTTTGCCGTCGGTATTCCTAAATGCAGCTCCATGTTGTCGATGGTAACTTTTAATGGAAGCCATCGTTTTTTCCGGCGAAATGAATCAGATAAATACCGGCCAAGAACTTATGAACTATTTACGGCACTGACGACTTTTGGTCACTTAAAACAGCAGATTGAACGTTATACTGAATCACGGGTACTGACCTTTCCGGCGACTTTTGCTCATGATCTGGAGGGCAGGCCGGGCGCCTTGGTCCACATTGTCCCTACCACATTTTTGGAAACAGCATCCATTCCTGCCTTCACAAGTAAAGATTTTGTCAAACAGGCCGTTGGGCTATTTCCATCCCAGGGCCGGTACATTAGTACAAAATTTGGTTATAACATTGATGGCCTTACTTTATTACATATCAACGAAGATAATGCCCCTATAAGAGGTGAGCGCGGCAGTAACCTCGACGCTTATACGGTGTTGTTACGTAATGGTGCAATAGAAAATTTTAGCTCAATCTTTGTTGCCATTAATCCAGGTTCTTCGCCTGAACTTTATTTGGAGGGGCTTGTTACCTTTATTGTAGAAACTATTAAGTCTGCCTTTAAATATTATGCCTTTGTAAAAATAGCTACTGAATTTTATGTTAGTGTTCGACTAATCAATCTTGGAGCGCATGCCCACCTTATCAAAGATTCCGGAAGCGGTGAGTTAAGACAGCCCGAGCTAAAAATGCCTATAGTTTTTATAACAGATGAAGAAACCGCTACTGGTAGTTTTTCACTATTATTCGACATCTTATGGCAGGCAATCGGCGATCGAGGATGCCCAGATTTGCTTAAAGAGAAGTATTTAAGTGCGGGATGGCTTTACAAAGAATAG
- a CDS encoding lanthionine synthetase LanC family protein: MTTQPISATVEKPSMATNNVLKKWSLVDQTYLVLSIIKEDRKGSVYKCLYIKGIFDWGICILKEANASHNLDAAGRNNIDRLLWQANLLKEFKPLVPVPRIRQELRVNGNLYLPMEYIKGKTIEREFEENNKAIHTSLLRGRYPGLQMLDYLKDIISSISRLHEHGYVHRDITASNFIVTRAKKVVLIDPELSYSINRQFPTPPFELGTLGYMSPEQLNKQTPTFKEDIFAMGALIIRLLTGIDPYKIVEKDQLITKSKLDHFIGDDALSNMLLRCFDDDPDNRPSLEVIKDALSAFKTRLRDQGMKRQSSSIMAASDDALGTIIQSAIDAVCSPLMADDHGWFSFENNSPNEKVNPRQYRCEIHNGAAGVLYLLSVARQAHFRVDAFDSLASRTWSLLKTYLEDPNRIRPGLYSGSHGIAMALHYVSKVIPLATREEYDSVMAVLVSKAASTQEIKGGLAGKVLALLTLVEDHADENINEELDRCIQSILDSQNKNGSWKGLNGQKTSISLFTGTAGILLALIRYLKISENPKLIPAIRKGLHWLQSRAHRQGNSLFWSDWSVSRYNEWLYNGGCGIALTYIKAFEVLGDSYYRDLAYKALQYFDRNIIHNNLSHSYGLTGLGEVYLEAYKVFRDPEWLERAKEIVQHLLCLKKSSAQSGTYWLIEKEPKPIASFTSGNAGIIHFLIRYSAPYSFSFPFLL; the protein is encoded by the coding sequence ATGACAACTCAACCAATTTCCGCAACCGTTGAGAAGCCAAGCATGGCAACAAACAATGTATTGAAGAAATGGAGCCTGGTAGATCAAACATACTTAGTTCTTAGCATCATTAAGGAAGATAGGAAAGGGTCTGTCTATAAATGTCTTTATATCAAAGGTATTTTTGATTGGGGGATATGTATTTTGAAGGAAGCGAACGCCAGCCACAATCTGGATGCTGCAGGCAGAAATAATATAGACCGACTACTATGGCAAGCTAATTTACTGAAGGAATTTAAGCCATTAGTGCCAGTTCCCAGGATTAGGCAGGAATTACGGGTTAACGGTAACTTATATCTGCCCATGGAGTATATAAAGGGCAAAACTATAGAGCGGGAATTTGAAGAAAACAATAAGGCGATACATACTTCACTATTACGCGGGCGGTACCCTGGCTTACAAATGTTAGATTACTTAAAAGACATCATTTCGAGCATAAGCAGGCTGCATGAGCACGGTTATGTTCACCGGGATATAACAGCAAGTAATTTCATAGTTACTCGCGCCAAAAAGGTCGTATTAATTGATCCTGAACTTTCCTACTCGATAAATAGGCAGTTCCCAACGCCGCCTTTTGAGCTTGGTACATTAGGTTATATGTCGCCGGAACAACTCAATAAGCAGACGCCTACCTTTAAAGAAGATATTTTTGCAATGGGAGCACTTATTATAAGGTTGCTGACCGGCATCGACCCTTATAAAATTGTCGAAAAGGACCAGCTTATCACCAAAAGCAAGCTGGATCATTTTATTGGAGACGATGCGCTCTCAAATATGCTTTTGCGATGTTTCGATGATGACCCGGATAACAGGCCTTCACTTGAAGTAATAAAGGATGCCTTGAGCGCCTTTAAGACACGCCTCAGGGACCAAGGAATGAAACGACAGTCCTCATCGATAATGGCAGCTTCGGATGATGCCCTTGGAACAATTATTCAAAGTGCCATTGATGCAGTCTGCTCGCCGTTAATGGCTGATGACCATGGGTGGTTTTCATTCGAAAATAATAGTCCCAACGAGAAAGTCAATCCCCGCCAATATCGCTGTGAAATACATAACGGCGCGGCAGGCGTGCTATATCTGCTGTCTGTTGCCCGGCAAGCACACTTCAGGGTGGACGCTTTTGATAGCCTGGCCTCCAGGACCTGGAGCCTTTTGAAGACATATTTGGAAGATCCTAATAGAATAAGGCCTGGACTCTATTCGGGGAGTCATGGCATCGCTATGGCCTTACATTATGTATCAAAAGTGATCCCATTAGCTACACGGGAGGAATACGACAGCGTGATGGCAGTCCTGGTATCAAAGGCTGCCAGTACGCAGGAAATAAAAGGAGGCCTGGCAGGAAAGGTACTCGCACTGCTAACGCTGGTCGAAGATCATGCAGACGAAAATATAAATGAAGAGCTGGACCGATGCATACAAAGTATACTCGACAGTCAAAATAAAAACGGCAGCTGGAAAGGACTCAATGGGCAAAAAACGTCCATATCTCTATTTACCGGGACGGCCGGTATACTACTGGCGTTGATACGCTACCTTAAAATTAGTGAGAACCCCAAATTAATACCGGCAATCAGGAAAGGGTTGCATTGGCTACAGTCAAGGGCACATAGACAGGGAAATTCGTTATTCTGGAGCGATTGGTCTGTGTCTCGGTATAATGAGTGGTTATATAATGGCGGTTGTGGCATAGCCCTGACCTACATAAAAGCATTTGAGGTTTTAGGAGACTCTTACTACCGCGACCTGGCTTACAAAGCGTTGCAATATTTTGACCGAAACATCATACATAATAATCTAAGTCACTCCTATGGCCTCACCGGTTTGGGGGAGGTATATTTAGAGGCATATAAAGTGTTCAGGGATCCTGAATGGCTGGAACGGGCAAAAGAGATTGTTCAACACTTACTTTGTCTTAAAAAATCAAGCGCTCAATCTGGCACGTACTGGCTTATAGAAAAAGAGCCCAAACCCATTGCCAGCTTTACCTCCGGCAATGCAGGCATCATACATTTTCTAATCCGCTATAGCGCCCCTTATTCATTTAGCTTTCCTTTCCTGTTGTAA
- a CDS encoding alpha/beta fold hydrolase produces the protein MNTNVQNGYITIDDIAIYYEVQGSGYPLLLIPSMGGDSWWFYKIANHLSCHFKVITYDMRGCGRSIANQVINFEISRHCDDISALLDSLGEQPVYIAGFSSGSVIACEMAIRYPSLVKAMLLFEPPMVRIHPRHKKLHSMIAGVYRTAFRYGPIIAGLKFVWGAGLPLQPLLKGGAEQKQYLSQTNIKPKQISLADQYLEFVIVTNYQPNIEKLNLSGVRIFTGAGKDSLRKKRFYAQTAELLAASLKCKLVVFPGHHFSFFHSAADFAQVLKSAFLND, from the coding sequence ATGAATACGAACGTTCAAAATGGTTACATAACCATCGATGACATTGCCATATATTATGAAGTTCAGGGAAGCGGGTACCCCCTTTTGTTAATCCCTAGTATGGGCGGAGATAGTTGGTGGTTTTACAAAATCGCCAATCACCTGAGTTGCCATTTTAAAGTAATAACATATGATATGCGTGGTTGTGGCAGAAGTATTGCCAACCAGGTTATCAATTTTGAAATCAGCAGGCATTGCGATGATATATCAGCCTTGTTGGATTCCTTAGGTGAGCAACCGGTATATATTGCCGGCTTTAGCAGTGGAAGTGTTATTGCTTGTGAGATGGCCATTCGTTATCCTTCATTAGTCAAAGCGATGTTGCTATTTGAGCCGCCAATGGTGAGAATACATCCCCGTCATAAAAAATTGCATTCAATGATAGCCGGAGTGTATCGGACAGCGTTCAGGTACGGTCCTATTATAGCAGGTTTAAAATTTGTGTGGGGGGCAGGATTGCCTTTACAGCCTTTATTAAAGGGAGGGGCAGAGCAAAAGCAATATCTTAGTCAAACAAATATTAAACCTAAGCAAATTTCACTGGCCGATCAATATCTGGAATTCGTAATTGTCACCAATTACCAGCCTAATATTGAAAAATTAAACCTTTCAGGGGTAAGAATATTTACCGGCGCAGGTAAAGACTCTTTACGCAAAAAGCGATTTTATGCGCAAACCGCTGAGTTATTAGCAGCTTCACTAAAATGTAAACTGGTAGTTTTTCCGGGCCATCACTTTTCATTTTTTCATTCAGCTGCAGATTTTGCCCAAGTGTTAAAGTCGGCTTTCCTTAATGACTAG
- a CDS encoding peroxiredoxin-like family protein: protein MKIKPPQTAPAFTIKDVHGATVNLADYKGKKVMLTFYRNVGCPICNLRFHELQEQATYFKSKGLIVLAVYESTAENIKQYMEGETFYATMIPNPDQSLYKLYDVERSAGKMMKGMFHGAMRKMKEGKALFKKKIELDGNATRISADFLIDENGNVQTAYYGKYIGDHLPIDKIKLFLN from the coding sequence ATGAAAATTAAACCGCCACAAACAGCGCCAGCATTTACAATTAAAGATGTACATGGAGCAACAGTAAACCTTGCCGACTACAAAGGCAAAAAAGTAATGCTTACATTTTATAGGAATGTAGGCTGCCCCATTTGTAATCTTCGGTTTCACGAATTGCAGGAACAAGCCACCTACTTCAAATCAAAAGGGCTGATAGTGTTAGCAGTTTATGAAAGCACAGCCGAGAATATAAAACAATATATGGAAGGCGAAACTTTCTATGCTACCATGATTCCTAACCCCGACCAAAGTTTGTATAAGCTTTATGACGTTGAACGAAGTGCTGGAAAAATGATGAAAGGAATGTTTCATGGAGCAATGCGGAAAATGAAAGAAGGGAAAGCCTTATTCAAGAAGAAAATTGAATTAGACGGAAACGCAACCCGGATAAGCGCAGACTTTCTAATTGACGAGAATGGAAATGTACAAACCGCTTATTACGGAAAATACATTGGCGACCATTTGCCCATTGATAAAATCAAACTATTCTTAAACTAA
- a CDS encoding sigma-70 family RNA polymerase sigma factor, protein MNIEKQPDQETLNGLKMMDNRSYEILYTFYYPSVKNFICKNNGSEDDAKDIFQETILVLLTKVPKEDFDLRSSLKTYIFAISSNLWLKRLRDASKIVKTELNMYEKYLTDYEEAEEKEVEAYQNKIKRALNVFKKVSHKCKMLLTAIFFDEKNIETVTKEFQYTNKHNAQNQKFKCLEQARKGSKSLG, encoded by the coding sequence ATGAATATCGAAAAACAACCCGACCAGGAAACACTTAACGGCTTAAAAATGATGGATAATAGATCCTATGAGATCCTATATACATTTTATTACCCCTCGGTAAAAAACTTCATTTGCAAGAACAATGGAAGTGAAGATGATGCAAAAGATATTTTTCAGGAAACAATCCTAGTGTTATTAACCAAAGTTCCCAAGGAAGATTTTGATTTAAGATCTTCTTTAAAAACATACATTTTCGCCATCAGCAGTAATTTATGGCTAAAGCGTTTGCGAGATGCCAGTAAAATAGTGAAAACCGAATTAAATATGTATGAAAAATACCTGACGGATTATGAAGAAGCAGAAGAGAAAGAAGTAGAAGCGTATCAAAACAAAATTAAGAGAGCATTAAATGTATTTAAGAAAGTAAGCCATAAATGCAAGATGCTTTTAACGGCGATATTCTTTGATGAAAAAAATATTGAAACTGTTACAAAGGAGTTTCAATATACAAACAAACACAATGCACAAAATCAAAAATTCAAATGCTTAGAACAAGCAAGAAAAGGCTCTAAAAGCCTTGGGTAA
- a CDS encoding RagB/SusD family nutrient uptake outer membrane protein, whose amino-acid sequence MARIYIFIFIGVIVFCSGCKKGFLDVTPSNQVESGKYISNLAACETVLNGAYVELKTRFYTGYAFIYGELVADNMKPIISGTPLTSHYAWRQIADETNSYQMSSSSSNLNPFWISGYHMLREVALVLENVDRFKQEDSVKANNLKGQALALRALAHLQLLNYFSQQYNYSADASHAGIPYVTASDWNTEYTRNTVSDNYKQILNDLQIALTLLPANVLSNQVLTKTAVQALIARVYLNKGEYALAKDMAVSVLTKVPLMVTGYPENLFTNKESEAIFQLSPPLTELDQRVAFPGYYFRESFKYYGATKDIALLLTQYPTDIRRAWVKDTAGAWEIRKYPTGIVANSKFPTTSYYQTLIRSSEMYLIAAEAFAQNSMKDSSLYYLNAIRVRAYGVNSAIDVSGGALLDSIYMERRKELCFEGNRLYDLSRQKKAIKRADVADNVGPELLYPNDRYIAPIPLSDVLVKGLNQNKDY is encoded by the coding sequence ATGGCACGTATATATATATTCATTTTTATTGGAGTAATAGTTTTCTGCTCGGGATGTAAAAAAGGTTTCCTTGACGTTACACCTTCCAATCAAGTAGAATCCGGGAAATATATTAGCAACTTGGCTGCCTGTGAAACCGTTTTAAACGGTGCATATGTGGAGCTGAAAACCAGGTTCTACACGGGATATGCATTCATCTATGGGGAGCTTGTAGCAGACAATATGAAGCCTATTATTAGCGGCACTCCTCTTACTTCACACTATGCCTGGCGGCAGATTGCAGATGAAACCAATAGTTATCAAATGAGCAGCAGTAGCAGCAATTTAAATCCTTTCTGGATTTCCGGCTACCATATGCTGCGCGAAGTCGCATTGGTTTTAGAAAACGTAGATCGGTTTAAACAGGAAGATAGTGTGAAAGCGAATAATTTAAAAGGGCAGGCGCTGGCATTACGTGCACTTGCTCACCTGCAGTTGTTAAATTATTTTAGTCAGCAGTACAATTATTCCGCAGACGCCTCCCACGCCGGCATACCGTATGTGACAGCTTCAGACTGGAACACAGAGTATACCAGAAATACTGTGTCCGACAACTATAAGCAAATATTAAATGACCTGCAGATAGCGCTAACATTGTTACCTGCCAATGTCCTTTCGAATCAGGTCCTTACCAAGACGGCGGTCCAGGCATTAATAGCACGTGTCTATCTTAACAAAGGTGAGTATGCACTGGCAAAAGACATGGCGGTATCTGTATTAACTAAAGTCCCCTTGATGGTTACGGGTTATCCGGAAAATTTATTTACAAATAAAGAGTCAGAGGCCATATTTCAGCTGTCACCGCCACTAACTGAACTGGATCAAAGAGTTGCTTTTCCGGGATATTACTTTCGGGAGTCATTCAAGTACTACGGAGCGACCAAAGATATAGCGCTGCTGCTCACTCAATACCCTACCGATATTCGCAGAGCCTGGGTAAAGGATACCGCCGGCGCCTGGGAAATACGCAAATATCCGACAGGTATTGTTGCCAATTCCAAGTTTCCCACCACCTCCTATTACCAGACTCTGATACGCTCATCCGAAATGTATTTGATTGCAGCGGAAGCTTTCGCTCAAAACAGTATGAAGGACAGTTCGCTGTATTATCTTAACGCTATTCGGGTAAGGGCATATGGTGTAAATAGTGCTATAGATGTTTCAGGCGGCGCTTTGCTGGACTCAATATATATGGAGAGACGAAAAGAACTCTGCTTCGAGGGGAATCGTTTATATGATCTCTCACGACAGAAAAAAGCGATAAAAAGGGCCGATGTCGCTGACAACGTTGGCCCGGAACTACTCTATCCTAATGACAGATATATAGCACCCATTCCTCTTTCAGATGTGCTTGTAAAAGGTCTGAATCAGAATAAGGACTATTAG
- a CDS encoding TlpA family protein disulfide reductase: MKYTILVRFVNVIFLAMAALYPASFAHGQFPDTSGTFTLHGTFEGTRSIDSISIVVLQDISNPDAQHTYKVPVTNNEFRLTTTLNQPARFWIRDFMRFDYFVEPNDDLSVVIKGRNDSCIFSGRGASKLIMLQGMQHEFKNKPKPSAATSSNYLDYYLKLSGWTDTAVGVMNDYLSRFKTTVSPTALEISRIMVKFHLEEARFQTMQMLVVKAPSLSMSTNDLIRIFDTTININEIFQLPVTDYMASMGLLSHARQIIELSSWRSIDFAKQSSMFPEIQYKLAKSKYSGLARDIVTAKLIKVLLRHDGTSESVMYCVNDFLNNASNAYLKETVKKDLGQARRIAIGQSAPSFKLYDARNRLITDKDFKNKVIVMDFWFTGCIPCSRLVPVIREIEHRFKNDTGVVFINVSVDTDKKKWLNSLKEGRFTTGSGISLNATGEHASDIVKDYSVQGFPKLVLIDKKGRILSSMPPDEKPRAGEIDDISGVISNALYD, from the coding sequence ATGAAATATACAATCTTAGTCCGATTTGTCAATGTTATTTTCCTGGCGATGGCTGCGCTCTATCCGGCCTCGTTTGCTCATGGGCAATTTCCGGATACTTCCGGCACTTTTACCCTCCATGGTACTTTTGAGGGCACCAGGTCGATAGACAGCATCTCAATTGTTGTTTTACAGGATATAAGTAACCCTGATGCGCAACATACTTACAAGGTGCCTGTCACTAACAATGAGTTTAGGCTGACAACAACATTAAACCAACCTGCGCGTTTTTGGATTCGGGATTTCATGCGATTCGATTATTTTGTCGAACCTAATGACGACTTATCAGTTGTTATCAAAGGACGTAATGATAGTTGTATTTTCAGCGGACGAGGTGCTTCCAAACTTATTATGCTTCAAGGTATGCAGCATGAGTTCAAAAATAAGCCTAAGCCGTCTGCTGCAACTTCTTCCAATTACTTAGATTATTATCTGAAGTTATCCGGTTGGACCGATACAGCCGTTGGTGTAATGAACGATTACTTATCGAGGTTTAAAACCACGGTATCGCCGACAGCGCTGGAGATAAGCCGTATCATGGTAAAGTTTCATTTAGAGGAGGCAAGGTTCCAGACAATGCAAATGTTAGTCGTTAAAGCGCCCTCTTTGAGTATGTCGACTAACGACCTGATAAGGATATTCGATACCACCATCAACATCAATGAAATTTTCCAACTGCCGGTGACCGATTACATGGCCAGCATGGGTTTGCTCAGTCACGCCCGGCAGATCATTGAGTTATCATCCTGGCGCAGTATAGACTTTGCCAAACAGTCATCTATGTTCCCTGAGATTCAATATAAGCTGGCGAAGTCCAAATATAGTGGCTTGGCCAGGGACATTGTTACCGCAAAGCTGATCAAAGTATTACTTCGCCATGATGGGACCTCTGAGTCGGTCATGTATTGCGTAAATGACTTTTTGAACAACGCCTCAAACGCATATCTCAAGGAAACCGTTAAGAAAGATCTGGGGCAGGCCAGGCGTATCGCTATTGGTCAATCAGCGCCTTCTTTTAAGCTCTACGATGCGCGAAACAGGCTTATTACTGATAAAGATTTTAAGAATAAGGTCATTGTAATGGATTTTTGGTTCACTGGTTGTATTCCATGCTCCCGCCTGGTGCCCGTGATCAGGGAGATCGAACATCGCTTTAAAAACGACACTGGTGTCGTTTTTATAAATGTTTCCGTTGACACAGATAAGAAAAAGTGGCTGAATAGTCTAAAAGAGGGAAGATTTACAACAGGAAGTGGCATTTCACTCAACGCGACCGGTGAGCATGCTTCTGATATCGTCAAAGATTATTCTGTGCAGGGATTTCCGAAACTGGTGTTAATAGACAAGAAAGGAAGGATATTGAGTTCAATGCCCCCGGACGAAAAGCCTCGTGCAGGTGAAATCGACGATATTTCGGGTGTAATTTCAAACGCATTATATGACTAA